The following are encoded in a window of Brevibacillus ruminantium genomic DNA:
- a CDS encoding ribonucleoside-diphosphate reductase subunit alpha, giving the protein MNAVSTIQIWKRNGEPEELRIDKLKKVIGYACKDYPACDPLELEMDACIQFRDGMTTKEIQRIVMQTAVEKTSVETPEWQFVAARLLAYDLYKDAAINRGYRGHFGYGDFTALVHTLTEKGLYGTYLTEVYSDADLAELQAYIKPERDELFNYAGLRLLADRYMIKNFDKGVMELPQERFMVIAMHLAMKEQDKLKHAKDFYDVLSKLELTVATPTLANAGTPHHQLSSCFIDTVDDSLTGIMNTAAATSMVSKFGGGVGIYLGKVRSRGSSIRGHKGASGGIVPWTRLYNQIAISVDQLGTRAGAFAIYLDVWHADILDFLLLKTNNGDDRMKAHDIFPGVCIPDLFMQRVKERGNWYLFDPHEVREVMGFSLEDSYGEEFERRYELCVQEEKLSIKTEIPAIEIMKRIMASAFETGTPFLFFRDTVNRANPNKHEGMIYSSNLCTEIMQNMSPTVFISEELEDGEVVYRYRPGDFVVCNLSSLNLGRVRSYEDIARIVPIQMRMLDNVIDLNYYPVKQAEATNQKYRAVGLGTSGYHQYLAQNGIKWESEEHVEEADKLYEEISYHAIKASMELAREKGTYRMFPGSEWETGEYFDRRHYTSDRWAALKEEVARHGMRNAWTFAVAPTGTTSLIAGSTASTDPVYAKYFVEEKRSGNIPQTAPNLNEKTFFFYKEAHRIDQNWSIRAAGARQRHIDQAQSFNLYITPHISAPDFLNLYIQAWENGLKTIYYVRNQSVEVEDCVSCSA; this is encoded by the coding sequence ATGAACGCTGTTAGTACGATTCAAATTTGGAAACGAAACGGGGAGCCGGAAGAGCTGCGCATTGACAAGCTGAAAAAAGTCATCGGCTATGCGTGCAAGGATTATCCGGCATGCGATCCCCTGGAGCTGGAGATGGATGCCTGCATCCAGTTTCGCGATGGCATGACCACCAAGGAAATTCAGCGTATCGTCATGCAGACCGCTGTGGAAAAAACCAGTGTGGAAACGCCGGAATGGCAGTTTGTTGCGGCAAGGCTGCTGGCATACGATTTGTACAAGGATGCCGCTATCAACCGTGGTTATCGCGGACACTTTGGCTATGGCGATTTTACCGCGCTCGTACATACATTGACGGAAAAAGGGCTGTACGGTACTTATCTGACAGAGGTTTATAGCGATGCCGACTTGGCCGAATTACAAGCCTATATCAAACCGGAGCGCGATGAGCTGTTCAATTACGCAGGACTGCGCTTGCTTGCAGACCGCTACATGATCAAAAACTTTGACAAAGGTGTCATGGAGCTTCCGCAGGAGCGTTTTATGGTCATTGCCATGCATTTGGCCATGAAAGAACAGGACAAGCTGAAGCACGCCAAGGATTTTTATGACGTGCTCTCCAAGCTTGAGTTGACCGTTGCCACTCCGACACTGGCAAACGCGGGCACACCACATCATCAGCTTTCCTCTTGCTTCATCGACACCGTGGACGACTCTTTGACGGGCATTATGAATACCGCAGCGGCGACTTCAATGGTCTCCAAGTTCGGCGGCGGTGTAGGGATTTACCTGGGCAAAGTGCGCAGTCGCGGCTCATCTATCCGCGGCCATAAGGGTGCCTCTGGAGGAATTGTTCCCTGGACAAGGCTGTATAACCAGATCGCCATCAGCGTCGATCAGCTTGGTACGCGGGCAGGGGCTTTTGCCATCTATCTGGATGTATGGCATGCCGATATCCTTGATTTTCTCCTGTTGAAAACTAACAACGGCGATGATCGGATGAAGGCTCATGATATTTTCCCGGGCGTTTGCATTCCCGACCTGTTTATGCAGCGTGTAAAGGAACGCGGCAACTGGTATTTGTTTGATCCGCATGAAGTGCGTGAGGTCATGGGCTTCTCACTGGAAGATTCCTACGGTGAAGAGTTTGAACGCCGCTATGAGCTTTGTGTACAGGAAGAAAAACTGTCAATCAAGACAGAAATCCCTGCCATCGAGATTATGAAGCGGATCATGGCCAGTGCTTTTGAGACCGGTACTCCCTTTCTCTTTTTCCGCGATACGGTGAATCGGGCCAATCCCAACAAGCACGAAGGAATGATTTACTCGTCCAACCTGTGCACGGAAATCATGCAAAACATGAGCCCGACTGTCTTCATCAGTGAGGAGCTGGAGGATGGAGAGGTCGTATACCGCTACCGTCCCGGTGATTTTGTGGTGTGCAACCTGTCCTCGCTTAACCTGGGAAGGGTCCGCTCGTATGAGGATATCGCCCGTATCGTCCCGATCCAGATGCGGATGCTGGACAATGTGATCGATCTGAATTATTATCCGGTAAAGCAGGCTGAAGCGACGAATCAAAAATATCGTGCAGTTGGCTTGGGGACAAGCGGATACCACCAATACCTCGCGCAAAATGGGATCAAATGGGAGAGCGAGGAGCACGTAGAAGAGGCGGATAAGCTGTACGAGGAGATTTCCTACCACGCGATCAAGGCATCGATGGAGCTGGCACGCGAAAAAGGAACGTACCGCATGTTTCCCGGCAGTGAGTGGGAGACTGGCGAGTATTTTGACAGACGTCATTACACCAGCGACCGCTGGGCTGCGCTGAAAGAGGAAGTTGCGCGTCATGGGATGCGCAATGCCTGGACATTCGCCGTGGCACCAACGGGGACAACAAGTCTGATCGCCGGTTCTACGGCCTCCACGGACCCTGTCTACGCCAAGTATTTTGTGGAGGAAAAACGCAGCGGCAATATCCCGCAAACAGCTCCCAATCTGAATGAAAAGACGTTCTTTTTCTACAAGGAAGCGCATCGCATCGATCAAAACTGGTCGATCCGGGCAGCGGGTGCCAGACAGCGGCATATTGACCAGGCGCAATCCTTCAACCTGTACATCACCCCACATATCTCGGCTCCGGATTTTCTCAATCTGTACATCCAGGCCTGGGAAAACGGGTTAAAGACGATCTATTACGTGCGAAACCAGTCTGTAGAGGTAGAAGACTGCGTAAGCTGCTCAGCTTAA
- a CDS encoding DUF3419 family protein produces MPEIYFSQIREDSRVERTLLRQFRPRRIVTIGSGGCTSLSLLQDDVELVYAIDQNPAQAALIECKKAAMAHLSRDEFLAFIGESEGADRLVTYQRLAPLLPTYARAYWDAHPELLAAGVNQCGVTERFYRFIGSNLRKNVIADELWNELLSCTSIAQQVSFSQNYLQSDAWRTAVKILLSKTTHLQFFPAFMFAQARENDFGTFFESMFQRELHTRLLAQNYFFTQFLFSSYLLDQPEGTPHYLSEAGYEEARRNLDKLHIIPSTLQEALPRLDQIDAFFLSNVFDWATHQQQEEIGHALLHAKAASAVLLYRNMLASPPLSKEWSASFSVDEQLSAEMTALESSMMYRQITVGVLS; encoded by the coding sequence GTGCCTGAAATCTATTTTTCCCAAATACGAGAGGACAGCCGTGTAGAACGAACATTGCTTAGACAGTTTCGCCCACGCCGGATTGTTACCATTGGGTCGGGAGGATGCACCTCTCTGTCCTTGTTGCAGGATGATGTGGAGTTGGTTTATGCGATCGACCAGAATCCCGCTCAGGCTGCTCTGATCGAGTGTAAAAAAGCGGCGATGGCTCACTTGAGCCGTGATGAGTTTCTCGCCTTTATCGGAGAAAGCGAGGGAGCTGACCGACTCGTAACGTATCAAAGACTCGCGCCACTGCTTCCAACCTATGCCCGAGCCTATTGGGATGCCCATCCGGAGCTTCTCGCTGCCGGTGTAAATCAATGCGGTGTCACCGAGCGCTTTTACCGATTTATCGGCAGCAACCTTCGGAAGAATGTGATCGCCGACGAGTTATGGAATGAACTTTTGTCATGCACCTCCATTGCGCAGCAGGTATCTTTTTCACAGAACTACTTGCAAAGCGATGCTTGGCGAACAGCAGTAAAAATCCTGCTGAGCAAGACCACTCATCTGCAGTTTTTCCCGGCTTTCATGTTCGCACAAGCACGTGAAAATGATTTTGGAACCTTCTTCGAATCCATGTTTCAGAGAGAATTGCATACACGCCTGCTTGCGCAAAACTACTTTTTTACCCAGTTTTTGTTCTCATCCTATCTTCTGGATCAACCCGAGGGAACTCCTCACTATCTAAGTGAAGCCGGTTATGAGGAAGCAAGACGAAATCTGGACAAATTGCACATCATCCCCTCCACTCTGCAGGAGGCGCTGCCACGTCTGGACCAGATCGATGCTTTTTTCCTCTCCAATGTTTTTGATTGGGCAACACACCAGCAGCAGGAAGAGATCGGACATGCCCTTCTCCATGCCAAAGCAGCCTCAGCCGTTCTTTTGTACCGGAACATGCTGGCTTCTCCACCGCTCTCGAAAGAATGGTCCGCCTCTTTTTCTGTAGACGAGCAGCTCTCTGCCGAGATGACAGCGCTGGAGAGCTCCATGATGTATCGCCAGATTACGGTCGGGGTGTTGTCGTGA
- a CDS encoding TenA family transcriptional regulator: protein MTESYRQIKQLVHELFTQTKVENHPLFQALRQNQLTAAQAKEAALQTYHVVEHFPRFLSAIVTNIPDYRLRMPLVENLFEEHGRMDVAHVHLETYKLFLHGIGVTKDELQQSSPCIGVIAYNRALIDLCLHHPYPEGLGALGVIEEIVARVSPLVGAYATAEYGGKPDLAHFTDHEVLDVTHANEIYEVASRVYEGKNKLLVERGLQLGMYYHTRLYTDILHHLDTLA, encoded by the coding sequence ATGACCGAATCCTATCGCCAAATCAAGCAGCTCGTCCACGAGCTTTTCACTCAGACAAAAGTTGAAAATCACCCGCTTTTTCAAGCGCTGCGCCAGAATCAGCTGACAGCAGCACAGGCCAAAGAAGCAGCGCTGCAAACCTATCACGTCGTCGAACATTTTCCGCGCTTCCTGTCAGCGATTGTTACCAATATCCCCGATTATCGACTCCGCATGCCGCTGGTTGAAAATCTGTTTGAAGAGCATGGCAGAATGGACGTGGCGCATGTTCATTTAGAAACCTATAAACTGTTTCTGCACGGGATCGGTGTCACTAAAGATGAGCTTCAGCAAAGCTCCCCCTGTATCGGAGTTATCGCCTATAACCGCGCTTTGATCGACCTGTGCCTGCATCATCCCTATCCGGAAGGCCTTGGCGCACTGGGCGTCATCGAAGAAATTGTGGCCCGTGTCTCCCCACTGGTGGGTGCTTATGCCACAGCGGAATACGGCGGCAAACCAGACCTCGCCCATTTTACCGATCATGAAGTGCTGGATGTCACGCATGCCAATGAAATTTATGAGGTCGCCTCCCGCGTCTACGAGGGCAAAAACAAGCTGCTTGTCGAGCGCGGGCTGCAGCTGGGGATGTACTATCACACGCGTCTTTATACGGACATCTTGCATCATTTGGATACGTTGGCATAA
- the trhO gene encoding oxygen-dependent tRNA uridine(34) hydroxylase TrhO — MQVQKPYRILLYYKYVHLDNYEEYAAEHLQFCKELGLKGRIIVAPEGLNGTVSGTVEQTDAYMEFVRKDPRFADIWFKIDESDEHAFKKMFVRAKKELVTWRLEDDFHPTELTGKYLNPKEFYNMLQQHDVIVIDGRNDYEYDLGHFRGAIRPGVESSREFPEWIRENLSQFKDKKVLTYCTGGIRCEKLSGILLKEGFEDVYQLHGGIVTYGKDPEVQGRLWDGKCYVFDERISVKINHTDEDVVVSTCYYCGKPEDRYLNCANPFCNKQHFCCTECEKKYKRSCSDECREHPRNRYVEEENADLQPAGAKE; from the coding sequence TTGCAAGTACAAAAACCGTATCGCATTCTGCTTTACTACAAGTATGTCCATCTCGACAACTACGAGGAGTATGCGGCTGAGCATCTCCAATTCTGCAAGGAACTCGGGCTGAAAGGACGCATTATCGTCGCCCCCGAGGGATTGAACGGAACTGTCTCCGGAACCGTGGAACAGACCGACGCTTACATGGAGTTCGTCCGAAAAGACCCGCGCTTCGCGGATATCTGGTTTAAAATAGATGAGTCTGACGAACATGCGTTTAAGAAAATGTTCGTCCGCGCGAAAAAAGAATTGGTGACTTGGCGCCTGGAGGATGATTTCCATCCGACCGAGCTGACCGGAAAATACCTGAACCCCAAAGAGTTTTACAATATGCTGCAACAACATGATGTCATTGTCATCGACGGCCGGAACGACTACGAATACGATCTGGGTCACTTCCGGGGAGCGATTCGCCCAGGGGTTGAGTCTTCCCGCGAATTCCCCGAGTGGATTCGGGAAAATCTGAGTCAATTCAAGGACAAAAAGGTACTCACCTACTGTACGGGCGGGATTCGCTGCGAAAAACTGTCCGGGATTCTATTGAAAGAAGGCTTTGAAGATGTGTATCAATTGCACGGCGGTATCGTGACGTACGGGAAAGACCCTGAAGTACAGGGCCGCCTGTGGGATGGCAAATGCTACGTGTTTGACGAACGGATTTCCGTCAAGATCAACCACACGGACGAAGATGTTGTCGTGAGCACATGCTACTATTGCGGAAAGCCGGAGGATCGCTATCTGAACTGCGCGAACCCCTTCTGCAACAAGCAGCATTTCTGCTGCACGGAGTGTGAGAAGAAGTACAAACGCTCCTGCTCCGATGAATGCCGCGAGCATCCGCGTAACCGCTATGTAGAAGAAGAAAACGCCGACCTGCAACCAGCAGGCGCAAAGGAATAA
- a CDS encoding amidase family protein — MNPLWETSIRDLQKALRSGELTSRELVLGYLQRIQEHEKQGASLHAISELNPQALQLADALDRERRIRGERGPLHGIPILIKDNIATADQMHTTAGSLALADSYAARDAYLVEKLRQAGAILLGKTNMTEWANFMSHDMPNGYSSRGGQVRNPYAPGLFDCGGSSSGSGAAVAAGFTAAAVGTETSGSILNPAANHSLVGIKPTVGLISRSGIIPIAVSQDTPGPMARTVEDAAILLGTMTGVDEHDPATRASQGLSHYDYTPFLNKNGLRGARIGVVRSFAGNDMSEDQQLLYQAALTILEAQGAMLVHDISFPFDDSIDDPTVLFHEFKSGVNAYLSSLPASFPLRTLKDVIAWNKEHAEEALRYGQDILERSEGLSGSLTEPDYLASRLRDLTLSRTEGLDALFHDHQLDCVLFPHDFGEVVGAKAGYPSITVPAGYEPSGKPFGIMFTGRAFSEPQLIRIGYAYEQASLLRRPPLLV, encoded by the coding sequence ATGAACCCGTTATGGGAAACCAGCATACGCGACTTGCAAAAAGCGCTGCGATCCGGCGAACTGACAAGCCGGGAGCTTGTCCTTGGTTACCTGCAGCGTATTCAAGAGCATGAAAAGCAAGGCGCTTCTCTCCACGCGATTTCTGAGCTGAACCCGCAAGCCCTGCAATTGGCAGACGCGCTGGATCGGGAAAGGCGTATCCGCGGAGAACGCGGCCCGCTGCACGGCATCCCGATTCTCATCAAAGACAATATCGCTACTGCCGATCAGATGCACACAACCGCAGGTTCTCTCGCCCTCGCAGACTCCTACGCGGCTCGTGACGCATATTTGGTTGAAAAACTGCGGCAGGCGGGAGCCATTCTTCTGGGCAAGACCAACATGACGGAATGGGCAAACTTTATGTCGCATGACATGCCAAACGGCTACAGCTCCCGTGGTGGTCAAGTGCGCAATCCATATGCTCCCGGACTTTTTGATTGCGGAGGCTCCAGTTCTGGCTCCGGCGCCGCAGTGGCTGCGGGTTTTACAGCGGCCGCTGTAGGAACGGAAACCTCCGGCTCTATTCTAAATCCCGCAGCCAACCATTCTTTAGTTGGGATCAAGCCGACGGTCGGGCTGATCAGCCGGAGCGGAATCATTCCGATCGCGGTCAGTCAGGACACGCCTGGCCCTATGGCCCGTACGGTAGAAGACGCTGCGATTCTGCTGGGGACGATGACGGGCGTGGACGAGCACGATCCGGCGACCCGTGCCAGCCAAGGACTCTCTCATTATGACTATACACCTTTTCTGAATAAAAACGGACTTCGCGGAGCTCGCATCGGGGTAGTCCGATCCTTTGCCGGAAACGATATGAGTGAGGATCAACAGCTTCTCTATCAAGCTGCTCTCACAATCCTGGAGGCCCAGGGAGCGATGCTGGTACACGACATTTCTTTTCCGTTTGATGACAGTATCGACGATCCCACGGTCCTGTTCCACGAGTTCAAATCAGGTGTAAATGCTTATCTGTCCAGCCTGCCAGCATCTTTCCCGCTGCGGACGCTCAAGGACGTGATCGCCTGGAACAAAGAGCATGCAGAGGAAGCACTTCGCTACGGCCAGGACATCCTGGAGCGCTCTGAGGGGTTGAGCGGTTCGTTGACCGAACCTGATTATCTCGCGAGTCGACTGCGGGATCTAACTCTCTCGCGAACAGAGGGATTGGATGCACTCTTTCATGACCATCAGCTAGACTGCGTGCTCTTTCCTCACGATTTCGGAGAAGTCGTAGGGGCCAAGGCTGGCTATCCCTCGATTACGGTTCCAGCCGGCTATGAGCCCTCTGGCAAGCCGTTCGGGATCATGTTTACCGGAAGGGCATTCAGCGAGCCTCAGCTCATCCGGATTGGATACGCTTATGAACAAGCCAGCTTGCTCCGAAGACCACCGCTTCTGGTTTGA
- a CDS encoding YheC/YheD family endospore coat-associated protein: MKRPIIGILTWREGRKFAEPVYFRKMIQAGDELGCTVFLFSPADVLANGKQVRGFLPTKKGWQPRMFPRPDAVIDRYRYSPGPAFKQYVAFRKASDFLYANNRLANKWKVHEVLWKDTKMHPWLPETVLYNQVNLERMLRRHAMIYVKPVNGTGGRNILSVEKKMNGYQLLGRDAQRSRVSTQLGQLASVQNKVKKWATRDRYIVQQGLHLDLVPDRAVDMRLLIQKDGEGQWRITGAGMRVGGAKSATSNLHGGGKAVLARTFLTRHFGEQRTAAILADCERLAFQTVETIENHFGRMMEMGLDIGIDVEGNAWLIEVNPKPGREIFREMGQSRQYKEAIQRPIQYAMFLAGFPFAPKTAGTTDKAAR; encoded by the coding sequence ATGAAACGACCCATCATCGGCATACTGACCTGGCGGGAGGGCAGAAAATTTGCCGAGCCTGTCTATTTCCGCAAAATGATCCAGGCCGGGGATGAACTCGGCTGTACCGTATTTTTGTTCTCACCAGCGGATGTATTGGCAAACGGCAAGCAGGTGCGCGGCTTTCTTCCGACGAAAAAGGGGTGGCAACCGCGCATGTTTCCGCGTCCCGATGCAGTGATTGACCGCTATCGGTATTCTCCGGGTCCGGCATTTAAGCAGTACGTGGCTTTTCGCAAAGCCAGCGATTTTCTCTACGCCAATAATCGTCTGGCGAATAAATGGAAAGTGCACGAGGTGCTGTGGAAAGATACCAAGATGCACCCCTGGCTGCCGGAAACCGTGCTTTACAATCAGGTCAATTTGGAACGCATGCTGCGGCGCCACGCCATGATTTATGTGAAACCGGTTAATGGTACAGGGGGACGGAATATCCTCTCCGTAGAAAAGAAGATGAATGGCTATCAGCTTCTCGGCAGGGATGCACAACGATCACGTGTGTCCACACAGCTCGGACAGCTTGCATCTGTTCAAAACAAAGTGAAGAAATGGGCAACACGCGACAGATATATTGTCCAGCAAGGCCTTCATTTGGACTTGGTGCCGGATCGGGCCGTGGACATGCGCCTGTTGATTCAAAAAGACGGAGAAGGGCAATGGAGGATAACCGGAGCTGGGATGCGTGTCGGCGGAGCCAAGAGTGCGACCTCCAATCTCCACGGCGGTGGCAAAGCAGTCCTCGCCCGGACCTTTTTGACCCGTCATTTTGGTGAACAACGAACCGCGGCGATTCTCGCAGATTGTGAGCGTCTTGCCTTTCAAACGGTGGAAACCATTGAAAATCATTTTGGTCGCATGATGGAGATGGGGCTGGATATCGGGATCGATGTCGAGGGAAATGCCTGGCTGATCGAGGTCAATCCGAAGCCGGGCAGGGAAATTTTCCGCGAAATGGGGCAGAGCCGGCAGTATAAGGAAGCGATACAACGCCCCATTCAGTACGCCATGTTTCTGGCAGGATTCCCTTTTGCCCCAAAAACGGCAGGAACAACAGACAAGGCGGCGCGGTGA
- a CDS encoding RluA family pseudouridine synthase yields MIPMTKQGEWLIGTIPDEVHDVPIGHLLREVWKWPKKQVHLLFQEKGLLLDESPIAQHVKVREGQELRARLCPPEPLGVEPAFGGLEVLYEDDHLLVVNKPAGVLLHPTEKHHQGTLDHLVAGYFQQTGLQARVRHVHRLDQETSGAVMYAKHPLASARLDEFLRERKIKRCYVAYVHGKLTQSSGKIAEPIGKDRSHPNRRRVTPGGDHAVTHFHVTQHFHHATKLECELETGRTHQIRVHLSYLGYPLIGDVLYGGKAELLNRQALHAFALRFVHPFDEEPREVFAPLPPDLRKLETVLMNRQSKRS; encoded by the coding sequence ATGATACCAATGACGAAACAGGGAGAGTGGCTGATCGGAACGATTCCGGATGAGGTTCATGACGTGCCGATCGGCCATCTTCTCAGAGAAGTGTGGAAATGGCCCAAAAAACAGGTTCATCTGCTGTTCCAGGAAAAAGGATTGCTGCTGGACGAAAGCCCGATCGCACAGCATGTGAAGGTAAGGGAAGGGCAAGAACTCAGGGCAAGACTCTGTCCGCCTGAGCCCCTTGGTGTCGAGCCTGCCTTTGGCGGTCTCGAAGTTTTGTACGAAGACGACCATCTCCTCGTTGTGAACAAGCCGGCCGGAGTACTGCTGCATCCGACGGAAAAGCATCATCAAGGGACACTCGATCACCTCGTTGCAGGGTATTTTCAGCAAACCGGTCTGCAGGCGCGTGTACGCCATGTTCACCGGCTGGATCAAGAAACCTCGGGTGCGGTCATGTATGCCAAACACCCGTTGGCCTCTGCACGGCTGGACGAGTTTTTGCGTGAGCGGAAGATCAAGCGATGCTATGTCGCGTACGTGCATGGCAAGCTCACACAAAGCAGCGGAAAAATTGCCGAGCCGATCGGCAAGGATCGTTCACATCCAAATCGCAGACGTGTGACCCCAGGTGGCGATCACGCTGTCACCCATTTTCATGTGACACAGCATTTTCACCACGCGACCAAGCTGGAGTGTGAGCTTGAAACAGGGAGAACGCACCAAATCCGGGTACACCTTAGTTATCTAGGCTATCCCCTGATTGGCGACGTCCTCTATGGGGGCAAGGCTGAACTTTTGAACAGGCAAGCGCTGCACGCATTTGCGCTTCGGTTTGTTCATCCGTTTGACGAAGAGCCGCGGGAGGTTTTCGCACCGCTGCCTCCAGATCTGCGAAAACTGGAAACCGTACTTATGAATCGCCAATCGAAGAGAAGCTGA
- a CDS encoding thioredoxin family protein, protein MREIKTEAEFNEMIGQDKPVVVKFFTDWCPDCHRIDPFMPAVEESYKEKIDMIAINRDTLPELSQQLDVFGIPSFIAFAKGKELIRFVSKLGKSRDEIEHFLDRTIQISESLEQA, encoded by the coding sequence ATGAGAGAAATCAAGACTGAAGCAGAATTCAACGAGATGATTGGGCAAGATAAACCCGTTGTGGTGAAATTTTTTACAGATTGGTGCCCGGACTGCCATCGCATCGACCCGTTCATGCCGGCAGTCGAAGAGTCGTACAAAGAAAAGATTGATATGATCGCGATTAACCGCGATACGTTGCCGGAGCTTTCCCAGCAGCTTGATGTGTTTGGGATTCCCAGCTTTATTGCTTTTGCTAAAGGGAAAGAACTGATCCGCTTTGTCAGCAAGCTCGGCAAAAGCCGGGATGAGATTGAACATTTTCTCGACCGTACAATCCAGATCAGTGAAAGCTTGGAGCAAGCGTAA
- a CDS encoding LysR family transcriptional regulator, with product MELRQIRYVLAVAEERSFSRAAGRLHLAQPSLSQQIAKLEKILGVNLFHRLPQHVELTDAGQRFVQVAQTLVDMAEGLEREMRSYAVGESGKLLVGSLPITGAYVLPRVIPDFTRQFPGVELQLVEETSSHLEHMLVRGKIDISLLTMPITDHTLETIPAIHEEIYLAVPPQHPLAEKEEVSLEELAGQPFILLKEGQGFRTISLRLCEEAGFRPRIVFESSNIQTIQSLVAAGMGCSFAPRMISLAPGTTEPPVYVRLSNRPFRTLVVAYRKDRPLSKPAEAFVQCLVAQKNHF from the coding sequence ATGGAATTACGTCAGATTAGATACGTGCTCGCAGTCGCAGAAGAACGGAGCTTTTCCCGTGCTGCAGGACGTTTGCATCTGGCTCAGCCATCGCTGAGTCAGCAGATAGCCAAACTGGAAAAAATATTGGGTGTGAACCTGTTTCATCGCCTTCCCCAGCATGTCGAACTGACTGATGCCGGACAGCGCTTTGTCCAGGTAGCCCAGACACTGGTCGACATGGCCGAAGGCTTGGAGAGGGAAATGCGGTCGTATGCAGTAGGCGAAAGCGGCAAGCTTCTGGTAGGGAGCCTACCCATTACGGGAGCGTATGTGCTTCCGCGCGTGATTCCTGACTTTACCCGACAATTTCCGGGTGTTGAGCTGCAGCTGGTCGAAGAGACCTCCAGCCACCTTGAGCATATGCTGGTGCGCGGAAAAATTGACATCAGCCTGTTGACGATGCCGATCACAGATCATACGTTGGAAACCATACCGGCCATCCATGAGGAGATCTATTTGGCAGTGCCGCCGCAGCATCCGCTGGCTGAAAAAGAGGAAGTCAGTTTGGAGGAGCTGGCAGGACAGCCATTTATTCTGTTAAAAGAGGGCCAAGGATTTCGCACGATTTCGCTTCGGCTTTGTGAGGAAGCAGGTTTTCGCCCGCGGATTGTGTTTGAGAGCAGCAATATCCAGACCATCCAGTCCCTTGTAGCGGCAGGGATGGGATGTTCCTTTGCCCCGCGGATGATATCACTCGCACCAGGGACCACCGAGCCGCCTGTCTATGTCCGTTTGTCAAACAGACCGTTTCGGACGCTGGTCGTAGCCTATCGAAAGGATCGTCCCCTGTCGAAGCCGGCGGAGGCTTTTGTCCAATGCCTGGTGGCGCAAAAAAATCATTTCTAA